The nucleotide window GGGGACGGCGGTATCCGGATGCTCGCGGACTCTTGCCCATTCCTGCACGAGCGCCCATCCCCGACAGGAGTTAGAACGAACGCGCATGCCGACCGACCTGAGCCCGCACCTGTCCGAGCTGGCGACGCTCCTGGAGCGCCACACGCCCACGGACGGCATCCACGCCACCGCCATCCCCCGCATGGTGCTCATCCGCGCCTCCCAGCCCTCCACGCCCCTGCACGCGCTGCAAGAGCCGGCGCTGTGCATCGTCGCGCGGGGCCGCAAGCAGGTGCTCCTGGGCGACGAGCTGTATGTCTATGGCCCGGACCAGTGCCTCGTCGCGTCCGTGGACCTGCCAGTCACGGGGCAGGTGGTGGAGGCCTCTCCGGACGCGCCCTACCTCTGCTTCCGGTTGGACCTGGAGCCCGGGCAGTTGGGCAGCCTGATGATGGAGGCGGCGCTGGAGGCGCCCGGCCCCACGGACATGGTCCGAGGCCTTGCCCTGGGTCCGGTGGGCGCGCCGCTGCTGGACGCGACGGCGCGGCTGGTGCGGCTGTTGGACACGCCGCGCGACATCCCCGTGCTCGCGCCGCTCGTCATCCGCGAAATCCTCTACCGCCTGCTGTCCGGCGAGAACTCCGAACGGCTGCGGCGCATCGCCATGGCGGACAGCCGCCGCGAGTCCGTCACCCGTGCCATCCACTGGCTCAAGGAGCACTACGCCGCGCCGCTGCGCATCGAACGGCTGGCGCGCACCGTCCACATGAGCCCGTCCGCGCTCCACCACCACTTCAAGTCCGTCACCGCGATGAGCCCGCTGCAGTACCAGAAGCAGCTGCGGCTCCAGGAGGCCCGCCGCCTGATGCTGGCCCAGGCCATGGACGCGGCCATGGCTGGCCACGCCGTGGGCTACGAGAGCCCGTCCCAGTTCAGTCGCGAGTACAGCAGGATGTTCGGTGCACCACCTTCGCGTGACATCGCGAGGCTGCGGGAGTCCCTCGCTTCCGGCCCAACGGCAGTGCGCTAGCCCCCGGGGCCGATGGCGGACCCAGCGCGTCGTTTCCACGTTGAGCCCCCCTTCCGTGGCCATCGCACCGGAAGGCATCCCTGGCGGGAGGGCGCGATGTCATCTGGCGAAGACTGGGGACTGAAGCACACGGCGGCACAGCTCACCGCCGAGGAGCTGGAGCAGGTGGCCCGAGAGGAGCCGCCCCGGGATTCGGCCCTGCCCCTCTCGGGCAGCGCCGTGCGGTTCCTGCGCGTGCACCTCATGCGCATCGCCGGCCACCTGGGCGAGCTGCAGCCGCCGGACTTCCGGGAGCTGGTGGGCCAGGCACTCCAGACCGCGGAGGGGCCCACGCCCCTGCTCTTCGTCGCCCAGCTGCGGGAGCGGCTCGCCTTCGAGCGGACCAGCTCACGGCTCTACGCGGGCCTGCTGGTGAAGACCCATGCCCTGGGCAGCTACCCGGGAGGCCCCACGCCGGAGCGGCTGGTGGAGCTGCACAACCAGGAGCTGGACCACCTGAACCTCATCCGCGAGTGCATCTACCGGCTCGGCGTGGACGCGCCCTTGCTGACGGCGCAAGGGGACGGCGTGGATCCGCGTCCCCATGGACTGCTGAGGGCCGTGGACGACCCGTGCGCCACGCTCCCGGACGCACTGCGCGCGGTCCTCATCGCTGAAATCCTCAACAACGCTGGATGGGCGATGCTCGTGGACCTGGCCCAGGAGCTGGGACCTCCCGACCTGGTGGACGCCTTCCGCGAAGTCCTGCGCGAGGAGACGCTCCACCTGGAAGAGGTCACCACCTGGGTCGCCAACCTGCCGGACGACGTCCGCGTCACCGACGCGCGGGCCTCCGCCAGCTGAGGCGTCAGCGGGCCACGGGCCGCCTGCGGGCCACGCGCTCCCGCACGGTGGCGATGAAGGCCGGCTTGTCCGCGCTGCCCTTCACGCCGTCGAAGTCCAGGTCCAGGTGCTCGGCGACGGCCCGGAGGTATTCCAGACAGGGCTCGTCCGCGGGCGTCTTCCCTTCCGCGAACAGCGGATGGCAGACGGGGCAGTAATTGACCACCCAGACGCGCTCGCCGTCTGGAATCTCCAGCGAGACGGGGCCGCCGTCGCTCCTGTCTTCTTCGTACGGCTCGATGCGCCAGACTCCCGTGGCGTCATCGTCGTCCATGAGCAGCTCGCGGTAGTTGAGGCTGGGGACGAACTCCCACTCGCCCCAGTCGTAGCCGTAGGGCTTCGTCTGCGTGCGACGGGCGCGGCCCCGGGCCTCCTCGAAGGCGTCCGCGTCCTCCGGCGCCTCTTCGGCGGCGAAGAAGAACAGGTCCAGGATGGCCTCGTCGTTGCCGAAGCCCTCCTCCTCGCACTCCTTGCCGGTCTTCTCACCGCACTCGAACGACGAGGGAGGACCGCAGACGCTGCATCGGTAGTCATGGACGCCCATGGTGGGAGCCTACCAGCCCCACCGCGTCATTCCTCGGGGGACTCCAAGACGTCGAAGGTGCAGGTCAGCTCGCCGCCATCCGAGTAGCGGTAGACGAAGCGCCCTTGCGCGACCCACGGAGACAGCTCGTCCATCGTCACCGAGCCCTCCACCGGAACACCGGGCACGGAGAGGTAGCCGGTATCCCCGCCGATGTTGCCCACCCACGCCGTCACCAGCGACCGCTCCGAGGGCACCAGCTGGCCCTGCCGGGAGAGGAGGTTCACGGTGCGGTCCTGCTCCACCCGGGCCCCCTCCACCAGGTGGATGTCCACGCCGAAGCCCTCCAGGACCGGCTCGTCCTCCGGCGTGTAGTCCAGGTCGATGAAGGTGGCCGGCAGCTCGCCCTGAACGGAGCGGTGCACCAGGGAGGAGTACTCATCGAGGGGCCAACGCACGCGCCGTCCCTGATGCGTCCCCCGGCATTCCCCCGTGGCCCTGGGGAAGTCGTCGTCCAGCCAGAAGCAGGAGGAGACGCAGAGGGCGCAGGCCAACAGCGGCAGCACGACGCGCGGCGGAAGGGACATGGCCTTCATCCTAACCGGAGGACCGTGGACACGGCGGAGCCCGTGCTCCATGCAATTCCTGTCATCCCCTTCTTGCACGGAGGGTGGGATGACGGGCCATGGGTGAGCATGCTATGAGCACGCCATCGTCTGGCTTTGCCCTTGCGGTCCGCTTCCGTCAGACGTTGTCTCCCCGGTCGTTCCATCATCCACATTTTTCATTTCCCGCCCGGGGGGAGGCGTGGGGCCGTGGGCCCTTCGTGGGCTGCCTCCGGGTTCGTGCCTGGAGTCGTATGTCTTTCCTGTCGGGTTCCGTCCGCGCCTCGCGCCTGGCCATGGCCGCGCTGGTCTCGCTGTCCCTGGGAGGCTGCGCCACGCTTCCTCCGCGAGGACAGGTCGTCATGCGCGACGTGTCCTTCCCCCTGCGTGACTTCCGCATGCCGTCCGGCCTGCGCGTGGTGGTGGAGCGCGATGCGCGCGCACCCGTGGTGGCGGTGGTCGCGGTGGTGGGCGCGGGAGGCTCCAGCGATCCGGGCGGCAAGGAGGGACTGGCGCACCTGGTGGAGCACCTGGCCTTCCGCGCGCGTCCCGCTAACGGGCCCTCCGTGCAGGCGCGGCTCAATGCCTCCGGCGCGGGGCACTCCAACGCCTCCACCAGCCTGGACTACACCGCGTATGAAGAGCTCGCGCCCAAGGAGTCGCTGGGCGCGCTGGTGAAGCTGGAGGGGGAGCGGCTGTCGTCGCCGCTCTCCAACGTCAGCCCGGAGGTCTTCGCGGTGGAGCGCGAGGTGGTGCGCAACGAGCTGCGCCAGCGCAACGAGACGGGCTACGTGGGCCAGGTGTTCAGCTGGGTACACGCGGCGTCGTTCCCGGCGGGGGACCCGTACGCGCGGCCCGTGGTGGGTTCGCACGAGTCGCTGTCCGCCCTCACCCTGACGGACGCGCACCGCTTCGCGCGCGCCCACTACCGCCCGGACAACGTCACCCTGGTCATCTCCGGGGACGTGGACCTG belongs to Corallococcus exiguus and includes:
- a CDS encoding ferritin-like domain-containing protein, whose protein sequence is MSSGEDWGLKHTAAQLTAEELEQVAREEPPRDSALPLSGSAVRFLRVHLMRIAGHLGELQPPDFRELVGQALQTAEGPTPLLFVAQLRERLAFERTSSRLYAGLLVKTHALGSYPGGPTPERLVELHNQELDHLNLIRECIYRLGVDAPLLTAQGDGVDPRPHGLLRAVDDPCATLPDALRAVLIAEILNNAGWAMLVDLAQELGPPDLVDAFREVLREETLHLEEVTTWVANLPDDVRVTDARASAS
- a CDS encoding AraC family transcriptional regulator, whose product is MPTDLSPHLSELATLLERHTPTDGIHATAIPRMVLIRASQPSTPLHALQEPALCIVARGRKQVLLGDELYVYGPDQCLVASVDLPVTGQVVEASPDAPYLCFRLDLEPGQLGSLMMEAALEAPGPTDMVRGLALGPVGAPLLDATARLVRLLDTPRDIPVLAPLVIREILYRLLSGENSERLRRIAMADSRRESVTRAIHWLKEHYAAPLRIERLARTVHMSPSALHHHFKSVTAMSPLQYQKQLRLQEARRLMLAQAMDAAMAGHAVGYESPSQFSREYSRMFGAPPSRDIARLRESLASGPTAVR